The DNA segment CTTCTGAATTTGAAGGTAGCATTAACTTAGAAGCGGCCGAGTGGGAAACCTATAAAGCCAAAGCCAGCTTATCTGGCCCAATCACCGATAATATTCTTTACCGATTAAATATCGCCCACTCTGAGACCGGAGGTCAGTATGACAACCCTTCGGAAGGCAATAGATTGGGTGAAGAAGAAGTTGACTCCATCTCTGTGGCATTACAGTTTTTACCTACAGACGATATCGAAATCTTAACCCGTCTGGATTACTCCGATCAGGAAATGGGCCATACCGCAGTTGGTTATAACGGCGCCAACGCTTGTTTTACTGAAGACTATGACGAGACAGTTAAAGTCGTCACCAACGATGTCACGACTGGTGCACCGGTTGACGTAAGAGATTGTGATACCGCTGCCGGTGAAAACGCTGGTGCTCGTTTTTACGGTACCACCCCTGACTTTGATGAAAGCCAGATCGGCCTTTCTGATGATTCACGCTTTGGTACTGAAACCGAGCAACTACAGTGGACCACATTGGTCAGCTACGAATTTGCAGACGACTATACCTTTACTTCGAATACCGCCTATACCGATATGGAAGGTACGGATTCTTTCGATCTGGATTACAGCCCAACCGTCACCTCCGTTGGTGACTGTATCGGCTTTGCTCCTGCTTTTGTTCCCGGTAGCTGTAGCAGCCAGGGCCTACCCAATTTCCAGCTAAGTTCGCTGGCAGTATTTCCATGGGTAGACGGTGATAACCCATTTAACTATATCTCTGACCGTGACTACGAACGTGAAGTTATTTTCCAGGACTTCCGTCTAAGCTTTGATGCTGGCGACGATGTTCGCTGGTTAGTGGGCCTTGAGTATTACTATGAAGAAACCAATCAGGATGACTATTCTGCGGCCAATGGTAGCAATCTGGACCGCAACGGCGGCACGGTAACAGGTAAGATTTCAGCCTTCCCACCACCAGCCGGTACAGTCGTTACACAAACCTGGGATGGATCACCTTTCACCGCCGAGCGTGAAGTGAACTCTTTCGGCATCTACGGTAGCTATGACTGGATGTTCCAGGAAGACTGGGAGATTTCATTATCTTTCCGTTACCAAGAAGAAGAATTTGATATCGAATACGACAATTCAATTGCTTCAGGTTTAGTACCTACACTTGTTGACCCATTAACCCCGGTCACTAAAGCCGATGGTGACTATGATGCATTTAACCCCCGTGTTGTATTAACACATTACTTAAACGACGACATTATGCTTTATGGTTCTGTGTCAAAGGGTACCAAGCCTGGTGGACACACTATCGAACCTGATATTTCTGCAGCCCCTGGTGCCGACGTAGACAAGCTAACCTACGATCAGGAAGAGTTAACCTCTTACGAATTCGGTTGGAAAACCAGCTGGATGAATGATCGTTTTATTGCCAACGGTGCTTTATTCTTAATGGATAATACTGACAAGCAGGCAAATAACCGTGAGTATGTAACCGTTTCAGGCACACCTCGAAGCTTTGTTGATAATATCGGTGAAACCGAAATTCAGGGTCTGGAATTACAACTGGTTGGCGCCGTCAACGAGTACTGGACTGCAACACTGAACTACGCCTTTATCGAGACCGAAGTTACCGATTTCCAGAACCAAAGTGCATACGGTATTCCTTCACCCCCACGCGGTACTCCAGCAGATGAAGCAACGCGACTGGCTCTAGCCGACCCCGATGCTGACCAGAGTGGTAATGACCTACCTTACACGCCAAAGCATAACTTACAGCTAAGCAACAACTTTGATTTTGCTGTAGGTGATGAGTTTGACGGTTACCTTCGAATTGATGGCCGCTTTATGTCTGAGCGCTA comes from the Oceanicoccus sagamiensis genome and includes:
- a CDS encoding TonB-dependent receptor, giving the protein MIKRSAPLRRSKLTLAIAMATLTTTAPTFAQEGLFVEEILVTARKQTESLQDVPLALSAFSANEIETLAIESTEDVIKLTPGLTYTRGIGGQDLRPDIRGLTPLSGRANIAILVDGVDITSDALQGTGAGQTVALGLYDLERIEVVRGPQSALFGRNAFGGAINYITKKPSSEFEGSINLEAAEWETYKAKASLSGPITDNILYRLNIAHSETGGQYDNPSEGNRLGEEEVDSISVALQFLPTDDIEILTRLDYSDQEMGHTAVGYNGANACFTEDYDETVKVVTNDVTTGAPVDVRDCDTAAGENAGARFYGTTPDFDESQIGLSDDSRFGTETEQLQWTTLVSYEFADDYTFTSNTAYTDMEGTDSFDLDYSPTVTSVGDCIGFAPAFVPGSCSSQGLPNFQLSSLAVFPWVDGDNPFNYISDRDYEREVIFQDFRLSFDAGDDVRWLVGLEYYYEETNQDDYSAANGSNLDRNGGTVTGKISAFPPPAGTVVTQTWDGSPFTAEREVNSFGIYGSYDWMFQEDWEISLSFRYQEEEFDIEYDNSIASGLVPTLVDPLTPVTKADGDYDAFNPRVVLTHYLNDDIMLYGSVSKGTKPGGHTIEPDISAAPGADVDKLTYDQEELTSYEFGWKTSWMNDRFIANGALFLMDNTDKQANNREYVTVSGTPRSFVDNIGETEIQGLELQLVGAVNEYWTATLNYAFIETEVTDFQNQSAYGIPSPPRGTPADEATRLALADPDADQSGNDLPYTPKHNLQLSNNFDFAVGDEFDGYLRIDGRFMSERYLSTDNLSKVDDAIVWDIKAGITNGVYEVTAYLDNVENEDAPASAITFPRFAENLRDQALVYPRAKRTAGVRFKYNF